The following proteins are encoded in a genomic region of Oncorhynchus masou masou isolate Uvic2021 chromosome 32, UVic_Omas_1.1, whole genome shotgun sequence:
- the LOC135526207 gene encoding C-terminal-binding protein 1-like isoform X2, with amino-acid sequence MQGIRPPILNGPMHPRPLVALLDGRDCTIEMPILKDVATVAFCDAQSTQEIHEKVLNEAVGALLYHTITLSRDDLDKFKGLRVIVRIGSGFDNVDIKAAAELGIAVCNVPACSVEETADTSMCLILNLYRRVTWMHQALREGTRASSVEQIREVAGGAARIRGETLGIIGLGRVGQAVALRAKAFGFGVIFYDPYLPDGVERSLGLQRMTTLQDLLIHSDCVSLHCSLNEHNHHLINDFTIKQMRQGAFLVNSARGGLVDEKALAQALKEGRIRGAALDVHETEPFSFSQGPLKDAPNLICTPHTSWYSEQASIEAREEAAREVRRAITGRIPDSLKNCVNKEYLMAASQWPSMEAATVHPELNGGGAYRFPVGLISVAAGGLTGAGAGVEALAHAIAPVSHPPHTSSPGQPSKAEADRDIPSDQ; translated from the exons ATGCAAG GCATCCGCCCCCCCATCCTGAACGGGCCCATGCACCCTCGGCCCCTGGTGGCCCTGCTGGATGGGCGTGACTGCACCATAGAGATGCCCATCCTCAAGGATGTGGCCACTGTGGCCTTCTGTGATGCCCAGTCCACCCAGGAGATACACGAGAAG GTGCTGAACGAGGCAGTGGGGGCTCTGCTCTACCACACCATCACCCTCTCCAGAGACGACCTGGATAAGTTCAAAGGCCTCCGAGTCATTGTCAGGATCGGCAGTGGCTTCGACAACGTCGACATCAAAGCTGCAGCTGAGCTGG GCATCGCAGTGTGTAACGTGCCAGCGTGCTCGGTGGAGGAGACGGCCGACACGTCCATGTGTCTGATCCTGAACCTGTACCGCCGCGTCACCTGGATGCATCAGGCCCTGAGGGAGGGCACCAGGGCCTCCAGCGTGGAGCAGATCAGGGAGGTGGCCGGGGGAGCTGCCCGCATCCGGGGGGAGACGCTGGGCATCATCGGCCTGG GTCGTGTGGGTCAGGCGGTGGCTCTGCGGGCCAAGGCGTTTGGTTTCGGGGTGATCTTCTACGACCCCTACCTTCCTGACGGAGTGGAGCGCTCCCTGGGCCTGCAGAGAATGACTACGCTCCAAGACCTGCTCATCcactctgactgtgtctctctacacTGCAGCCTCAATGAACACAACCACCACCTCATCAACGACTTCACCATCAAACAG atgCGCCAGGGAGCGTTCCTGGTGAACTCTGCGCGGGGAGGGCTGGTGGATGAGAAGGCTCTGGCTCAGGCCCTGAAGGAAGGACGGATACGAGGAGCTGCACTAGACGTTCACGAGACAGAGCccttcag TTTCTCCCAGGGCCCCCTGAAGGATGCTCCCAACCTCATCTGTACCCCCCACACGTCCTGGTACAGTGAGCAGGCCTCCATCGAGGCCAGAGAGGAGGCTGCCAGGGAGGTGCGCCGTGCCATCACTG GGCGTATCCCAGACAGTCTGAAGAACTGTGTGAATAAGGAATATCTGATGGCAGCGTCCCAGTGGCCCAGTATGGAGGCTGCAACAGTCCACCCTGAACTCAACGGAGGCGGTGCATACAG GTTTCCTGTGGGTCTGATCAGCGTAGCAGCAGGGGGTCTGACGGGGGCGGGAGCAGGGGTAGAGGCCCTGGCTCACGCCATC
- the LOC135526207 gene encoding C-terminal-binding protein 2-like isoform X3 yields the protein MALMDKHKVKRQRLDRICEGIRPPILNGPMHPRPLVALLDGRDCTIEMPILKDVATVAFCDAQSTQEIHEKVLNEAVGALLYHTITLSRDDLDKFKGLRVIVRIGSGFDNVDIKAAAELGIAVCNVPACSVEETADTSMCLILNLYRRVTWMHQALREGTRASSVEQIREVAGGAARIRGETLGIIGLGRVGQAVALRAKAFGFGVIFYDPYLPDGVERSLGLQRMTTLQDLLIHSDCVSLHCSLNEHNHHLINDFTIKQMRQGAFLVNSARGGLVDEKALAQALKEGRIRGAALDVHETEPFSFSQGPLKDAPNLICTPHTSWYSEQASIEAREEAAREVRRAITGRIPDSLKNCVNKEYLMAASQWPSMEAATVHPELNGGGAYR from the exons GCATCCGCCCCCCCATCCTGAACGGGCCCATGCACCCTCGGCCCCTGGTGGCCCTGCTGGATGGGCGTGACTGCACCATAGAGATGCCCATCCTCAAGGATGTGGCCACTGTGGCCTTCTGTGATGCCCAGTCCACCCAGGAGATACACGAGAAG GTGCTGAACGAGGCAGTGGGGGCTCTGCTCTACCACACCATCACCCTCTCCAGAGACGACCTGGATAAGTTCAAAGGCCTCCGAGTCATTGTCAGGATCGGCAGTGGCTTCGACAACGTCGACATCAAAGCTGCAGCTGAGCTGG GCATCGCAGTGTGTAACGTGCCAGCGTGCTCGGTGGAGGAGACGGCCGACACGTCCATGTGTCTGATCCTGAACCTGTACCGCCGCGTCACCTGGATGCATCAGGCCCTGAGGGAGGGCACCAGGGCCTCCAGCGTGGAGCAGATCAGGGAGGTGGCCGGGGGAGCTGCCCGCATCCGGGGGGAGACGCTGGGCATCATCGGCCTGG GTCGTGTGGGTCAGGCGGTGGCTCTGCGGGCCAAGGCGTTTGGTTTCGGGGTGATCTTCTACGACCCCTACCTTCCTGACGGAGTGGAGCGCTCCCTGGGCCTGCAGAGAATGACTACGCTCCAAGACCTGCTCATCcactctgactgtgtctctctacacTGCAGCCTCAATGAACACAACCACCACCTCATCAACGACTTCACCATCAAACAG atgCGCCAGGGAGCGTTCCTGGTGAACTCTGCGCGGGGAGGGCTGGTGGATGAGAAGGCTCTGGCTCAGGCCCTGAAGGAAGGACGGATACGAGGAGCTGCACTAGACGTTCACGAGACAGAGCccttcag TTTCTCCCAGGGCCCCCTGAAGGATGCTCCCAACCTCATCTGTACCCCCCACACGTCCTGGTACAGTGAGCAGGCCTCCATCGAGGCCAGAGAGGAGGCTGCCAGGGAGGTGCGCCGTGCCATCACTG GGCGTATCCCAGACAGTCTGAAGAACTGTGTGAATAAGGAATATCTGATGGCAGCGTCCCAGTGGCCCAGTATGGAGGCTGCAACAGTCCACCCTGAACTCAACGGAGGCGGTGCATACAGGTGA